In Providencia zhijiangensis, a single window of DNA contains:
- a CDS encoding DinI-like family protein — protein MLRIEVLFDKNSPQKPSGLVLQALESEILRKLQSQYPDMVTRVGFSSQQAINISGTKIADDKLRIEEILEEIWMDDGWLPEANTDD, from the coding sequence ATGTTACGCATCGAAGTGTTATTTGATAAGAATTCACCACAAAAACCAAGTGGCTTGGTTTTACAAGCTTTAGAGTCTGAGATTTTACGCAAACTACAGTCACAGTACCCTGATATGGTTACTCGAGTAGGCTTTAGCTCTCAGCAGGCGATTAATATTTCAGGAACGAAGATTGCGGATGACAAATTACGCATTGAAGAGATCTTAGAAGAAATTTGGATGGATGACGGCTGGCTACCTGAAGCAAATACCGATGACTAG
- a CDS encoding response regulator — translation MNILLVEDDLQLGKALCRGLELAGFNPCWVRLLSDAKQQLQTRNFDVMLLDLGLPDGDGQEELISWRQAGESIPIIILTARNKMDNLVASLDSGADDFLTKPFEMPELISRVKAISRRMAGFSSEIWQLDNLQLNPLNHQVTLDGQLLLLSGKEYLLLYELIKNADNVVRKTDLEQRLFGLDDVESNSLEVHIHNLRRKIGKDRIITIRGIGYLLKKEAQSGED, via the coding sequence ATGAATATTTTATTGGTAGAAGACGATCTTCAGCTCGGCAAAGCGTTATGCCGTGGACTAGAATTAGCTGGGTTTAATCCTTGCTGGGTCAGATTATTATCGGATGCTAAGCAGCAATTACAGACACGCAATTTTGATGTCATGCTTTTAGACTTGGGATTACCTGATGGTGATGGTCAAGAGGAATTAATTTCATGGCGCCAAGCTGGAGAATCAATACCGATTATTATTCTTACCGCCCGCAATAAAATGGATAATTTAGTGGCGAGTTTAGATTCTGGTGCCGATGATTTCTTAACAAAACCCTTTGAGATGCCAGAGTTGATTTCTCGCGTAAAGGCTATTAGCCGACGTATGGCTGGGTTTTCATCTGAAATTTGGCAATTGGATAATCTGCAATTAAATCCATTAAACCATCAAGTCACCTTGGATGGCCAATTATTATTACTCTCCGGCAAAGAATATCTGTTGCTATACGAGTTAATTAAGAATGCCGACAATGTCGTGCGAAAAACGGATTTAGAGCAACGTTTATTTGGCTTGGATGATGTGGAAAGTAACTCCCTTGAAGTCCACATTCATAATTTACGCCGCAAAATTGGTAAAGACAGAATTATTACTATCCGTGGCATCGGTTATTTACTAAAAAAAGAAGCGCAATCTGGTGAAGATTAA
- a CDS encoding sensor histidine kinase, producing MKIKSFLVYTFGIQIGAVIFLWLLLVGWLQFFYLPDLVDDDEFNQQQQIVTQGIARTLGTVSDTPEYFDKLAVILQKMYTDAMENGIETSYKPYMVVRDNRGHVLYRNSEKISDPSLKSVEMLTAQHKDWHFTSAWDDDHTLEVVIAESYLERRKLIGNPAEGTAIPLAFILGIMLIAILITAYFSIRPIKQVAKIISSRQPGNLTPIDTKDMYKETRPIISAINQLMARVDAANLREKRFMADAAHELRTPIAAVTAQLHVLMHIDNPKEKAEIINDMKETLTRAASLSHQLIDLARLEAEDFAIRKENIDLPMLISNLISSHIPYALNKHIDVELSSPDSFYIETDKLALSNVFTNLIENAIKYSPEKAKIKVTLADLTPFGATITIQDNGRGIPEESRAHLFSRFYRVPGTLETGSGLGLSIAHNLASKIGATLKVTDGLENKGIGFIIDLP from the coding sequence GTGAAGATTAAATCCTTTCTTGTCTACACATTTGGTATTCAGATTGGCGCAGTCATCTTTTTATGGCTGCTGCTAGTCGGTTGGTTACAATTTTTTTATCTACCTGATTTGGTCGATGATGATGAATTTAACCAACAACAGCAAATTGTCACACAAGGGATTGCGCGTACATTAGGTACAGTGTCAGATACCCCAGAATATTTTGATAAGCTCGCGGTTATTCTGCAAAAAATGTATACCGATGCCATGGAAAACGGCATTGAAACTAGCTATAAACCGTATATGGTTGTGCGGGATAATCGCGGACATGTGTTATATCGCAATAGTGAAAAGATTTCGGACCCATCACTAAAATCAGTCGAGATGCTAACTGCCCAACATAAAGATTGGCATTTTACCTCTGCATGGGATGATGACCATACCCTCGAAGTTGTGATTGCAGAATCGTATCTTGAGCGACGAAAGTTAATTGGTAATCCAGCCGAAGGCACTGCCATTCCTCTCGCCTTTATTTTGGGCATAATGTTAATCGCTATTTTGATCACCGCCTATTTTAGTATTCGCCCAATTAAACAAGTCGCTAAAATTATTTCATCGCGTCAACCGGGAAATTTAACGCCGATTGATACCAAAGATATGTATAAAGAAACTCGCCCGATTATTTCCGCGATTAACCAATTAATGGCACGAGTCGATGCCGCGAATTTACGCGAAAAACGTTTTATGGCAGATGCGGCTCATGAATTGCGAACTCCGATTGCAGCGGTAACAGCACAATTACATGTGTTAATGCATATCGATAATCCAAAAGAAAAAGCCGAAATTATTAATGATATGAAAGAGACATTAACGCGCGCCGCTTCTTTATCTCATCAATTAATTGATCTCGCACGTTTGGAAGCGGAAGATTTTGCCATTCGTAAAGAGAACATTGATTTACCGATGTTAATCAGTAATCTCATTTCATCGCATATTCCTTATGCTCTCAATAAACATATTGATGTGGAATTATCCAGCCCAGATTCTTTCTATATTGAAACTGATAAGCTGGCGCTGAGTAATGTGTTCACTAATTTAATCGAAAATGCGATTAAATATTCGCCAGAAAAAGCCAAAATAAAAGTGACATTGGCAGATCTCACCCCTTTTGGAGCCACCATTACAATTCAAGATAATGGACGCGGTATTCCAGAAGAGAGCCGGGCGCATTTATTTTCTCGCTTTTACCGTGTGCCTGGAACATTAGAAACAGGAAGCGGTTTAGGATTATCTATTGCCCATAACTTGGCATCAAAAATAGGTGCGACATTAAAAGTCACTGATGGATTAGAAAATAAAGGCATTGGATTTATTATTGATTTGCCTTGA
- a CDS encoding cysteine hydrolase family protein → MSQALIIIDLINDIVGKNGLSNSSYSQVNSRNIIEKANQAANYARSQRIPVIWVKVGFSDNYQDIPAGSPLFSQAKQKGALKLSGYGCHWVEDLEVHMQDRVIIKKGVSAFAGNKLHQWLNDNDITQLYFGGVSSVMAIQSSVRQAHDLGYFCHVLEDVCAAATIELHEQSMQALAGLATISSCKTFMQGK, encoded by the coding sequence ATGTCACAGGCGCTAATCATCATTGATCTTATTAACGATATTGTGGGTAAAAACGGTTTATCCAATAGCAGTTATTCCCAAGTCAATTCCCGTAATATTATTGAAAAGGCGAATCAAGCCGCTAATTACGCAAGAAGTCAGCGTATTCCTGTTATTTGGGTTAAAGTTGGCTTTAGCGATAATTATCAAGATATCCCCGCTGGCTCTCCACTTTTTTCACAAGCTAAACAGAAAGGCGCATTAAAATTAAGCGGCTATGGCTGCCATTGGGTGGAAGATTTGGAAGTTCATATGCAAGACAGAGTGATCATTAAGAAAGGCGTTTCTGCATTTGCAGGCAATAAACTCCACCAATGGCTCAACGATAATGATATTACTCAGCTCTATTTCGGTGGCGTCAGTTCGGTAATGGCAATCCAAAGTAGCGTGAGACAAGCCCATGATTTAGGTTATTTTTGCCATGTCCTCGAAGATGTGTGTGCCGCTGCAACCATTGAACTACACGAACAAAGTATGCAGGCGCTGGCAGGTCTAGCCACGATTTCATCCTGCAAGACGTTTATGCAAGGCAAATAA
- a CDS encoding anti-virulence regulator CigR family protein → MKKPTKNSCLPLIVLLAFMGTSPFAFSDPNGNNGHGNGNKHNNKEFKGNNGHKNKDDDHYKVKQWNDDNSGIQGTLRISPNISFSVNFGNVRPLAIEYGLTGYKGLPPGIAKQVRRGKPLPPGIAKKVLPSKFIHQLPVYAGYEWKMSGKDLILVAIGTAVVAEIIENVFE, encoded by the coding sequence ATGAAAAAGCCTACGAAAAATAGCTGTCTACCACTGATTGTTCTTTTAGCATTCATGGGGACATCACCATTTGCGTTTTCCGACCCAAATGGTAACAACGGGCATGGAAACGGTAACAAACATAATAATAAAGAATTTAAAGGCAACAACGGCCATAAAAATAAAGATGATGACCATTATAAAGTGAAGCAATGGAACGATGATAATTCAGGTATTCAAGGAACGTTGCGTATTTCACCTAATATTAGTTTCAGCGTGAATTTTGGGAATGTTCGACCTTTAGCCATTGAGTATGGTCTTACGGGCTACAAAGGACTACCACCAGGAATTGCAAAGCAAGTAAGGAGAGGAAAACCGTTACCACCGGGGATAGCTAAAAAGGTTCTGCCATCAAAGTTTATTCATCAATTGCCTGTTTACGCGGGCTATGAATGGAAAATGAGTGGTAAAGATCTTATTTTAGTGGCGATTGGAACGGCAGTAGTTGCGGAAATTATTGAGAACGTATTTGAATAA
- a CDS encoding mechanosensitive ion channel family protein → MQQQLLDWARQFNQDYATLASLLMVLGLILIVALILHLFLHKILLPTIEKRGLKAGSGWQHQLTQYNLFNRIAFIIQGIVVNIQSTLWLSSGSTTQMVLNVASQAWCLLFGLLAIYSILDITLGVLQRAAKTAHLPLRGIFQSIKLIATVLISIMIIALLIGKSPLIILSGLGAMTAVMMLVFKDPIMGLVAGIQLSANNMVNIGDWLEMPKYGADGAVIDIGLTTVKVRNWDNTVTTIPTYALISDSFKNWKGMTESGGRRIKRSLRIDANSIHFLKPEEVCNFEKANLLEPYIEKKISEIQVYNSTLPEDKATPLNQRRLTNIGTFRAYIEAYLRAHPQIHKNMTIMVRQLESDSNGIPIEIYAFTNTTVWLEYERIQSDIFDHIFSILPQFNLSVHQSPTGNDVRFLGHSANK, encoded by the coding sequence ATGCAGCAGCAACTGCTCGACTGGGCTCGCCAGTTTAATCAAGACTATGCCACCCTCGCCTCTCTCTTAATGGTCCTTGGGCTGATACTGATTGTCGCCCTGATTTTGCATCTTTTTCTACACAAAATTTTGCTTCCTACGATTGAAAAAAGAGGATTAAAAGCGGGTTCCGGTTGGCAACATCAACTCACCCAATATAATCTGTTCAATCGAATTGCCTTTATTATTCAAGGTATTGTGGTCAACATTCAGTCCACCTTATGGCTATCTTCGGGCTCCACGACACAAATGGTATTGAATGTCGCTTCCCAAGCATGGTGCTTGCTGTTTGGCTTGCTGGCTATTTATTCCATTTTAGATATCACACTGGGTGTATTACAGCGTGCGGCAAAAACGGCACATCTCCCGCTACGTGGAATTTTCCAAAGCATTAAGCTTATCGCCACTGTTTTAATTTCGATTATGATCATCGCGCTACTGATTGGTAAATCTCCGTTGATTATCCTCAGTGGGTTAGGTGCGATGACCGCCGTCATGATGTTGGTGTTTAAAGATCCGATTATGGGATTAGTCGCCGGAATTCAGCTCTCTGCGAATAACATGGTCAACATTGGCGATTGGCTGGAAATGCCGAAATACGGTGCCGATGGTGCGGTGATTGATATTGGATTGACCACAGTTAAAGTTCGAAATTGGGATAATACCGTCACCACCATTCCAACTTATGCCCTGATTTCAGATTCCTTTAAAAACTGGAAAGGCATGACCGAATCAGGCGGGCGCCGTATCAAGCGCAGCCTACGCATCGATGCCAATAGTATTCATTTTTTGAAACCTGAAGAAGTTTGCAACTTTGAAAAAGCCAACTTATTAGAGCCTTACATCGAGAAAAAAATCTCTGAAATTCAGGTCTACAACTCTACGTTACCAGAAGATAAAGCGACGCCACTCAACCAGCGACGCCTCACAAATATCGGGACATTTCGCGCCTATATTGAAGCCTATCTGCGTGCTCACCCGCAGATCCATAAAAATATGACCATCATGGTTCGCCAACTGGAGTCAGACTCAAACGGTATCCCAATTGAGATTTACGCGTTTACCAACACAACAGTATGGTTAGAGTATGAACGTATCCAATCGGATATTTTTGACCATATTTTTTCCATTCTGCCGCAGTTCAACTTATCTGTGCATCAATCACCTACCGGTAATGATGTTCGATTCTTAGGTCATTCAGCGAATAAATAA